The genomic DNA GCTGGTGCGTGCTCGCGCTGGCCGGCACGGCGGCCGGCGGGCTTCTCCACATCCTGATCGACCCGCTGAGCGCGGGACCGCTGGTCGGCGCCTCGGCGGGGATCTCCGCCCTGATGGCGGCCGCCGCCCGGTTCGTGTTCCAGCCGCCGGTCTCCGGCTACGGCGCGCCGGCCTGGCAGGTGCCGCCGCCCCGGCCCGCCGAGACGATCCCGGAGCTGCTGCGCAACCGCACCGCGGTGTCGTTCCTGGTGATCTGGCTCCTGACCAACCTGCTCTTCGGCCTCGTCAGCGTGCCGCTCGTCGGCGAGAACGCCGCCATCGCCTGGGACGCGCATCTCGGCGGCTTCATCGCGGGCTTCTTCCTGTTCCCCCTGGTGGATCCCCGGGAGCCGCGCGGGCACTGAGTCCCGGCCCCGGCGCCCGGCACCTTGCCATCCGGCCGGATCGGTCACACACTCGCCACAATGTGAACGAGCCGGGCCAACCCGGCCGAGAACGCCATCAGGGCGCCGCGGGCTGACGGCGCACCGGACGCGTCACATAGGGAGAGAGCCATGACCGTCGCACGCATCCTCGCCGAGAAGGGCAGCTCCGTCGTCACCGTGGGCCCCGACAAGACCCTCGATGAGGTGATCCAGATCCTCGCCGACAAGCGCATCGGCGCCCTCGTGGTCGCCCAGGCCGACGGGACGGTGGCGGGCATCATCTCCGAGCGGGACATCATGCGGGCGCTCGCCCGGCACGGCGGCTCGGCCTTCGACGCGCCGGTCTCGGCGCACATGACCGCGGAGGTCACGACCTGCGGCCGGAGCGCGACGATCGAGGAGGTCATGACGCTGATGACCGACGGGCGCTTCCGCCACGTGCCGGTCTGCGAGGACGGGCGGCTGATCGGCCTCGTGTCGATCGGCGACGTGGTGGCGCGCAAGATCGCCACCGTCGAGGCCGAGCACCAGGCCCTGCGCGACTACATCACGATGGCGTAGCGGCGCCGGAACCGCGCGTCTCTCTCGCCCTCCGCCCCCGGGCCTCGCCGGTTCTGGGCAGGCCGCCGGGGCCGGGGCGCGACGCGCTCCCTCTCCCGTGCGGGAGAGGGTTGGGGTGAGGGATCAGGTCTTTCCGGAGCGGTCGCACCCCTCACCCTGTCCCTCTCCCGCACGGGAGAGGGGACCCGCGCCCCTTCGCGTCGACGGGCCAGCAGGCCGACATCGCGAGCCCGTATCACCCGCGGTCCGTCTCAGGCCTTCACGGGATCGAGCGTGACGTGCCAGAGGTCGGTGTCGGCCGCGTCCTTGAGGGTCACGGTCATCTGCTCGGTCCGACCGTCCACCGCCACGTGGCCGAAGAACTGGTAGCCGGCGGCCGGCGACAGGTTCACCTGCCCCTTGTCGGGCGCCTTCACGTAGCGCAGCTGCGGCCCGAACGTGTTGTCCAGCGCGTTCGGCCCGAAGGTGCCCGCGTGCAGTGGCCCGGAGACGAACTCCCAGAACGGCTCGAAATCCTGGAACTGCGCCTTGTCGGGGTCGTAGTAGTGGGCGGCCGTGTAGTGCACGTCGGCCGTGAGCCAGACCGTGTTGCGGATGCCCGCGCTCTTGATGAAGCGCAGGAGGTCGGCGATCTCCAGTTCGCGCCCGAGGGGCGGGCCGTCGCCCTGCGCCACCGCCTCGGAGCCGAAGTTGCGGTCCGTGTCGTAGGTGACCACGAGGCCGAGCGGCATGTCGGCGGCGATCACCTTCCAGGTGGCCCGGGATTCGAGCAGCGCCCGCTTCAGCCACGCGATCTGCTGCGGCCCGAGGAAGTGGGACTCGGGCCCGTACGCCGTCTGCCGGTTCTCGCCGTTCGGCCCCCGGTAGGAGCGCATGTCGAGCATGAACACGTCGACCAGCGGGCCGTAGCCGATCTTGCGGTAGACCCGGCCGGGCTCCGACGGCTCGAAGCGCATCGGCATGTACTCGTGGAAGGCCTTCGCCGCCCGCAGCTGCAGGGCCAGCACGTTCGGGTCGGCGTACTTCTTCTTCAGGTGTTCGGCCCGGGTGAGGGGCTCGCCCGGCCACCAGTTGTTGGTGACCTCGTGGTCGTCCCACTGCGCCAGGATCGGCACGGCGGCGTTCATCGCCAGCACGTTCCGGTCGGTGAGGTTGTACTTGTGCCGGCCCCGGAACTCCGCGAGCGTCTCGGCGGGCTTGGCGACCTCCTCGGTCACCCGGTTGCGCCACAGGCTGCCGTCGGGGAGCTTCACCTCGGACTGGATCGGCCCGTCGGCGTAGATCGTGTCGCCGGAATGGATGAAGAAGTCCGGCCGGTTCTTCAGGATGGCGGAGTAGATCGTCATGCCGCCACGGGCCTCGTCGATGCCCCAGCCCTGGCCCGCCGTGTCGCCCGACCAGCAGAACGACACCGAGCGCCGGTCCGCCGGCGCGGTCCGGAACCGCCCGACCTGGGCCGGTCCGACGATGGTCGGCGCGGCGACGTCCTCCAGGCGGACCCGGTAGAACACGTCCTGGCCGGCCGGCAGCCCGGTCAGCGCCACCTTCACGGTGCCGTCGGTCTCCGGCAGGGCGTCGGCGAAGACGCCGCCGCGGATGTCGGCGAAGCTCTCGGTGGTCGCCCACTCGACGATCGCCCGGGCGGGCCGGTCGGACCGGGCCCAGACCACCGCCGAGTCGGTGCCGACATCGCCCGACTGGAGACCGTGGGTCAGGACCGGCCGGTCGGCGGCGCGGCTCAGGCCGGGCCGTCCGAGGCCCGAGGCCAGCCCGACGAGGCCCGCGCCTCCGGACAGCAGGATCTGACGGCGACTCGTATACATTGGAGGTCCTCCAGCATGCACGGCGCCCATCGCAGGCGGCCACGACAGCCGGATGACGGCCTCCTCCGAAGGGGCGCGCCCGGACCTTTCAGGCCCGCGCGGCCGCACCCTCCAGCACGGCCCGGATCCGGGGCAGGGCGGCGCGGGCGGCGCGGTGCCCGAGGGCGATGCCCTCCGCGGCCCGGTGGAAGTCGAACAGCCCGAAGGCGGCGAGATCCGGGCCGATGGCCACGTCCGGCGGGTCGCGCTCCAGCCGCGCCCGCGAGATCCGGTCCTGCGTGGTGTTGAAGGCGTCGAGCACCACCCGGGCGATGCCCGGCACGGCGATCTCGGGCTCCGGCCGGTCGAAGCCCGGCAGGCGCCCGCGCACCCCCTGCAGGAAGCCCCGGCGCGGGGGCGGGTGCGGTGCCTCGCGCACCACCGGTCCGCCGGTGTCGCCGTTGAGGTTCACGCAGATGACCAAGTCGGCCCCGAGCGCGCGGGCGAGCGCCACCGGCACCGGGTTGACCAGGGTCCCGTCCATCAGCACGCGGCCGTCATGGGCCACCGGCGGGAACAGGCCGGGGATCGCGTAGGAGGCGCGCACCGCGTCCACCGCCGGGCCCGCGGTCAGGCTGACCTCGTGGCCGGTGCCGTACTCGGTGGCGACGCAGCCGAAGCGGACCGGCAGCGTCTCGATCCGGCGCTCGCCGAGATCGGCGGCGAGGCGCTGGCGGAGGCGGTTGCCGGCGATCAGCCCGGAGCCCGGCAGGCGGGGATCGATGAGCCCGACGACCCGGCGCCGGGTCAGCGCCCGGGCGAAGGCCTCGAGCCGGTCGAGGCGCCCGGCCGCGTAGCAGGCGCCGACCACGGCGCCGATGGAGCAGCCCGCCACCACGGACGGGTGGATGCCGGCCTCCTCCAGGGCGCGGATCACCCCGATATGCGCCCAGCCCCGGGCCGAGCCGCCCCCGAGGGCGAGCCCGACGAGCGGACCGGGGCTCGGCGGCGGCCGGAGCGGCTCGACGGTTCCGGGCGGGAAATGCGGGTCGGCGGACTCGTCTTGCCACCGGGTGGCAAGAGGGCGGCTCATCGCCCGGCGGCTTTCAGGACCACCCGGCCGTCCGCCTCCCGGACGACGCTGCGGTAGAAGCAGTCGCGCCGGCCGGTGTGGCAGCAGCCGCCGTCGCCGCCGACCTCGACGCGGATCAGCAGGGCGTCCTGGTCGCAGTCGACCCGCATCTCGACGATGCGCTGGATCTGGCCGCTGGTCGCCCCCTTGTGCCAGAGTTCCCGGCGCGAGCGCGACCAGTACCACGCCTCGCCGGTCTCGAGGGTGCGCGCCAGCGATTCGGCGTTCATGTGGGCGAGCATCAGCACCTGCCCGTCCCGCGCGTCCACCGCGATGCAGGCGACGAGGCCGTCGCGGTCGAAGCGCGGCGTGAGGGCCGCGCCCTCCTCGACCTCGGCGCGGGTGCCGGGGGGATCGAAGGCGATGTCGCGCGCGGTCATGGCAGGGTGATCCGGCTCGCTCGTCGGAGCTACTTGGCGCCGCCGCGCACCAGGGTCAGGAAGCGGACCTGCTCGTTGGCGTTGTCCTTGAAGACGCCGCGGAACTGGCTCGTGATGGTCGAGACGCCGGCCTTCTGGACGCCGCGCATCGCCATGCAGAGATGCTCGGCCTCCACCATCACGGCGACGCCGCGGGGCTTGAGGATGCTCTCGATCACGTCGGCGATCTGGGCGGTCATGGTCTCCTGCGTCTGCAGGCGGCGGGCGAAGGTGTCGACCACGCGGGCGAGCTTCGACAGGCCGACCACGCCCCGGGTCGGATAGTAGGCGATGTGGGCGAGCCCCATGAACGGCACCATGTGGTGCTCGCAGTGGGAGTGGAACGGGATGTCGCGCACCAGCACGATGTCCGAGTAGCCCTCGACCTCCTCGAAGACGCGCTCCAGCAACTTCTCGGCGTCGACCGCGTAGCCGCCGAACAGCTGCTCGTAGGCCTTGGTGACCCGGGCCGGGGTGTCGAGCAGACCCTCGCGGGTCGGGTCGTCGCCGGCCCAGCGCAGGAGGGTGCGGACGGCGGCCTCGGCCTCGGCGCGGCTCGGGCGGCCGGTCTCGATCCCGTCCGGGACGCGGGTCGCGGAGGTCGGCTCGGGCGCCACCTCGACGGGCCGCCCGTCATCGGCGGGCCGATTGTCATTGCGCATGCCGTTCAGACCTTGCCCGTCGATCCCGTTCCGGTCGAAACCCTGGCCGTCACCCTGGTAGGACAAGGATTTGAGCGCGGCATCCATGGCATCTCCGGCCCGCGCGATGCGGGATTTCATCGGGGTGCTGTCGGGCTTGGCGTACATCGTCGGATCGCGTCGGGCGTTCGAGGGAAGATCCCGGGCTCGAAAAGGTTTCAAGCCGGCGCCCCGGGATGGACGAAAGGCCGTGGGAACCACCGTGGCCGTGGGCGCGACCCTGGTCGACGGCCCGCCTCCTCGCGAAGCGGCCGCATCGCGCCTATATCATCGTTCGCGGGGCAACGCGCAATGCGCGTCGCACGCGGCAGAGTCCCGATGGACATTGTGCCTCCGGCCGAGGACCCGATGCTCGACGACATCTACAACCGCCGTATCCTGGAACTCGCCGCCGACATCCCCCGGCTCGGCCGGCTCGAGAACCCGGACGCGACCGCCACGGCCCATTCCCGCCTGTGCGGCTCGACCGTGACGGTCGACCTCGTCCTGGGCGAGGACGGCCGGGTCGCGGATTTCGCCCAGGAGGTCCGGGCCTGCGCCCTCGGGCAGGCCTCCTCGTCGCTGATGGGTCGGCACGTGGTCGGCGCCAGCGCGGAGGAGCTGCGCGGCGTCCGCGAGACCATGCGGTCCATGCTCAAGGAGAACGGTCCGGCGCCCGACGGCGCGTGGTCCGACCTCGCGGTGCTCGAGCCGGTGCGGGACTTCAAGGCGCGCCACGCCTCGACGCTCCTGACCTTCGACGCGGTGGTGGACGCCCTCGACCAGATCGCCGCCAAGCGGCAGGCCGCCTGACGGGATGGTCCGGCGCGCCGCCCACTGGGCGATCCGCGGCTACCAGCTGACGCTGTCGGGCCTGGTCGGCCGCCAGTGCCGCCACTGGCCGAGCTGCTCCGAGTACACCGACACGGCCATTGCCCGGCACGGGCTCTGGCCCGGCGGCTGGATGGGATTCGCCCGGATCTGCCGCTGCGGGCCGTTCGGCACGCACGGCATCGACCTCGTGCCGGAGCGCCTGCCCGCGGGAGCGGCGTGGTATCGTCCCTGGACCTACGGCCGCTGGCGCGGCGTCGAGGCGCCGCCGTCGCCCTTCGCCTGCGAGGCGGTGGGGCAGGAGGCCGACATCCGCTAGGCCGATGTTCCTGGTTTGTTTCACGTGAAACACGCCCGCCGAGCCCGTGGCCCGGGACGACCGGCTCGCGTTCCACGGAGGCCGGCTCCGGCGATGATCGCGACCGCCGCGGCACCTCGGGACGGGGGCGCGGATCGCCGCCCCCGTCATCCGCCGAGTCTCACGCCGCCGAGTCTCACGCCGCTCGGCTGGCCGCGAGCTTCTCGGCGAACTCGATCGCCTCGATGAGGCTGCGCTCGTTGGCGACGCCGGTGCCGGCGATGTCGAAGGCGGTGCCGTGATCGACCGAGGTGCGGATGATCGGCAGGCCCAGGGTGATGTTCACGCCCGACAGGTCCATCCACTTGCCCGTGGCGGGATCGATCTCGAAGCCGAGCAGCTTCACCGGGATGTGCCCCTGGTCGTGGTACATGGCCACCACCGCGTCGTACTGGCCCGCGCGCAGCTTCACGAACACCGTGTCGCCCGGCACCGGCCCGTGCACGTCGAGCCCGTCGGCGTTGGCCGCCGCGATCACCGGCGCGCTGACGTCGATGTCCTGGCGCCCGAACAGGCCGCCCTCGCCGGCATGGGGGTTGAGCGCGGCGACCGCGATCTTGGGCTTGGCGAGGCCGAGCCCCTTCAGGGCCTTGTCGGTGAGGTCGATGACGAGGCGCAGCCGCTCCGGGGTCAGGCGCTTCGGCACGTCCTCCAGGGCGACGTGGGTGGTGACGTGGGAGACCCGCATGTTGCCGTGGGCCAGCATCATCACCGACCCGCGCACCCCGGTCAGCTCCGCCAGCATCTCGGTATGGCCGGCATAGTGGTAGCCGGCCTTGTTGAGCGCCTCCTTGTTGAGCGGCGCCGTGACGATGCCGCCGATCCGCCCCGCCATGGCCAGGCGGACGCCGGCCTCGATCGCCTTGTAGGCGAAGCGCCCGCCGTCGGCGGAGAGCCGGCCGGGCTCGATGGGCGCGCCCTCGGCGTCGGCCTGGAGGCAGCACAGCGCCGGCCAGTCGCCGGCCTCGGCGACCTCCGGGATGGCCTCCGGCAGGAGGCCGAGCGCCTGCTCGGCCCGGCGCAGGGCCGGGGCGCTGCCGATGACCACGAGCTTCAGGTCGCCCGCCGCGATCCGGTCCTTCAGCCGGGCCGCGGCCTTGACGATGATCTCGGGGCCGATGCCGGCGGGATCGCCCATGGTGATGGCGAGATGTTGGGTCACGGGGCGCTCCTGTCGTGCGGGAAGCCGTTCTGGTGGAGGAGGTCGCGCCAGACGCCCTCTGTTCCGAAGGCGCCGGACTTCGACACGACCGGCAGCCCGTCCCAGCGGCCGCCCCGCAGGGTCGAGCGGGGCAGGCCGGGCGCGATCTGCCCGGTGACGTCGAGGCGCGCGACGGCGAGGGCGAGGCAGAGCGCCTTCAGGGTCTCGCCGCCGGCGACCAGCAGCGTACCGGGCCGCGGGATGCGGTCGATCACGCCCGCGAAGGTCGCGGCGATATGCGCCGCGGCGTCCTCCCGGGCGGTGCCGGCGGGCAGCGCGAGGCTCGCCAAGACAACGCCGTCCCGGTCGAGGCGCGCGGCCACAGCGCCGGCATGGTCGGGATCGTCCGCCGACAGGACGAGGTGGTGGGTGCCGCAGGCCGCGAGCTGCGCCGCGGTCTCGGGCCGGTCGGAGCCGAACAGCCCGAGCACGGGACCGGCCAGCCGGGCGTCGCCCGGCGGCGCCGCGCCCCGCGCCAGGGCGGCGGCGAGGCCGCCGCTGCCGCACCAGAGCACCGGGCCGCCGCCACCGAGACCCGCCACCCGGGCGAGATCGGCGTCGCTCGCCGCGTCGTAGACGGCGACGCCCGCCACGGGGCCGTCGGCCGGGTCGACCCGACGCGCCGGCAGCCCGACCGCCCGCAGGGCCTCGGCGATGTCGCCCGAGACCGGCTCGAAGCCCGCGCCGCGCCGGGCGAGCTGCCGCCCGCCCGCCGTGCGGCGTCCCTGGTACGGGAAGGCCGGCGCCACGACGCAGCGCTCCCAGGTCCCGGTCCGCAGCACCGCCGCGAGTTCCGCCGCCCAGGGGCCGCGCAGGAGGCTGTCGACCTTCTTGAAGGCGATGCCGGCTCCGTCCAGCCGGGGCGCGAGGGCGCCGACGATCCGCCCGGCGGCCTCCGCCGACAGTTCCCGCGTGCCGGAATCGATCGCCAGGCACCCGCGCGAGCCCCCGGCGGCCTCCGCGGCCAGGATCTCGGGCCACGCCACAGGGATCGACCCGCACAGGCCGGTGAAGCCCGCGGCCGTGTCGAGGGTGCCGGTGAGATCGTCGGCGATGAGGCGCAGGCGGGTCATGTCGGGCGGATCATGGCGGGAGCCTCGCCGGCCGCGCCGCCCGGCCGAGCGCGGCTCGCGTCCTTGTTGTCAGGTTGTCGCGAGGCATACAGACCGGCCGGCGCGGCGGTCAAGCGGGCGGCGCGGCGGCGCCGGCCTCCGCGGGCCGTCCGAGCGAGAGATCGAGGAGCCGCCCCTCGAACAGCCGGTCGCGGGACCCGGCGATATGGGCGGCCATGCGGCTGCGGGCGCCCGCGCCGTCGCGGCCCTCGATCGCCGCGAAGATCCCGCGATGCTCCTCCAGCACGCCGCGCAGGCCGGAGCGCGGGCCCTGCAGGGCGAGGCCGTGGATCGTCATGCCCACGGCGATGTGGGATTGCAGCGCCTCCAGGCAGGCCGCGTAGTAGTGGTTGTTCGACGCCGCCGCGATCGCGTGGTGGAAGGCGAAATCGGCGTCCGCCCGGTGCTGCTCCTGCCGGGTCGCGACCGCCAGCCGATCGAGGGCCGCCGCGATCCGGTCGAGGGCCGCCGCGTCGTGGCGCAGCGCCGCGTGGTAGGCCGCCTCCGGCTCGAGGGTGAGGCGGAACTCGTAGCAGCGCTGGATGTCGGCGACGCTCTCCACGGGGGCGAAGCCCAGGGCCGGGCGCACCGGCCGCGCCCGCACGAAGCTGCCGGCCCCCTGCCGCGAGACGATCGCGCCCTCCCGGCGCAGCCGGTCGAGGGCGGCCCGCACCACCGGCCGCGAGACCTGGAAGCGTCCCGCGAGGTCGTGCTCGCTCGGGAGCCGCGCGTCGGGCCCGTAGGTGCCGTTCGCGATGCCGGTGCGGATCGCCTGATAGAGGCCGTCGGCCAGGGAGGCGGGCCGTGCCGGCTCCGCGCCGCGGAGCGCCCGCTGCCCGGGCGCCTCCGCCGGGTCAGGGGAGCCGGACAGGGAAGGGGACATCGCTGACGACATCCGGGGACGCCTCCGTGGATCGAGCCGATCCGCGCCGAGTCAGCGTTGCGCCGGCGGACTTGTCAACATTTGTGCTGATCCGGGCCCCAGTTGCGCCGACTTGTCGAAAGGTTGTAGCAGCCCGCCCGGGGGGAAGAGTGGGTGCCAGGGCCCGGGCAGGGCGGCACCGGAAGGGCGACCTATGCAGATACCCATCAAGCGCTCCCTGGAGCGCGTGCCCGGCGGCCTGATGGTCATGCCGCTGTTCCTCGGCGCGATCCTCCACACGCTCTTCCCGAACACCGCGACCTTCTTCGGCTCGTTCACCGGCGCGCTGTTCAACGGCGCGCTGCCGATCCTGGCGGTGTTCTTCGTCTGCATGGGCGCGGGCATCGATTTCCGCGCCACCCCGGCGATCGCCCGCAAGGGCGGCGTCCTGCTGGCCGCCAAGGTCGGCATCGCGGCGATCATGGGCGTGGTGTTCGGCCAGCTCCTCGGCGAGGCGCCGGTGGTGGGCGGGGCTTTCGCGGGGATCTCGACGCTGGCGATCGTCGCCGCCATGAACGACACCAACGGCGGTCTCTACCTCGCGCTGATGGGGCAGTTCGGCCGCCCGAAGGATGCCGGCGCCTACGCGATCATGAGCCTCGAATCCGGGCCGTTCCTCACCATGGTGACCCTCGGGCTGGCGGGTCTGTCGGCCTTCCCGTGGCCGACGCTGGTGGGCAGCATCCTGCCGCTGCTGATCGGGATGATCCTCGGCAACCTCGACCGCGACATGCGCGCTTTCCTGTCGGGGGCGGCGCCGGTGATGATCCCGTTCTTCGCCTTCGCCCTCGGCTTCGGACTCGACCTCGCCAAGATCTGGCAGGCGGGCCTCCTCGGCATCGGTCTCGGCGTGGCGGTGGTGGCGATCACCGGGGCGGCCCTGTTCGTCGCCGACCGGCTCACCGGGGGCAACGGCGTGGCGGGCGTCGCGGCCGCCTCGACGGCGGGCAACGCCGCCGCCGTGCCGGCGATCATCGCCGCCGCCAACCCGGCCTACAGGGAGGCCGCCGGTCCCGCCACCGTGCTGGTGGCGGCGAGCGTGGTGGTCACGGCGCTGCTGGTGCCGCTGCTGACCGCCTTCGTGGCGGCGCGGGTCCGCCCGGACGCGGCCGAAGCGGATCCGGCGCCGGTCCCGAGCCCCGCGCCGACCGCACCCTGATCCGCCGCGCGCCCCGGCCGCCCGTCCCGCGCGACCGGCGGCAACCGAAGTCTCCGAGCCCGGTTGTCCCTCCAGGGCGCGCGGCACGGCCGCGCCTGACGGCGAACCGGAGCGGGCACAGCATGTCGACCGAGGCCAGAGGCAAGACGCATATCGACATCTACGACCGCGCCACCCGCGAGGAGTGGGCGCAGCGTTTCGGCGTCAGCGAGGAGCGGCTGCGCAAGGCGGTGACGATGGTCGGGAGCCGGATCACCAGCGTCGCCGCCTATCTCGACAAGCCGGCCTCCTGAGGCCGGCGCCATGGAAGTGCCCCCCGATTTCCGTCCGCCTCCGGATCACCCGATGGCGGGGACACAGGCGCCCGCGTCCGAGACCGGCACCGCGCCGGAACCCCCATCCGGGGTCGAGGCGTCGGCACCGCAGCCCCCGCCGCGGTCGCCCGACACGATCACCTTCGAGCAGATCCGCGAGCGGGCCTACGAACTCTGGGAGCGCAACCACCGGCCCGAGGGCTTCGAGATCGAGTTCTGGCTGCTGGCCGAGCGGGAATTGCGCAAGGAGCGGGATCGCCAGAGGGCCGACGCGGCGCCGGCAGCTCCGGGATCCGAGCCGCCGCCGGGCTGACGGCGTCCGATCGTCTCCTGAGACGGCCCCGGGTCGCGGCGGACCCGGGGCCGGCCGGCCTTCAGGCCTCGATCGCCGCCCGGGCTTCCTTCACCGCCGCCTCGAACGCCACAAACGCCGTGGTCGCCGAGTCCCAGGCCTGGCTGCGCACGTGGCGGACCAGGGCGGCCGCCTGCTCGCGGGCCTGCGCCAGGGGCGTCTCGATGGCGGCCGGCCGCGTCGCGTCGGCGGGGATCCCCTCCGGCGGCGTGTCGGTCGAGCGCATGCCGACCAGCGTCGCCGCGACGGCGCGCCGCCACGCGGCGCAATCCGCCGACAGGCGGATCACCCGCTGATCCGCGGTGGTTCCGGTCTGCCGGTCGAGCAGGGTGCGGCCGAGATCCTCGATCCGTCCGAGCTGCGCGAGGGCGTCGCCGATCTCCCGGCGCGCCTTGTCGGTCCCTTCCGCGATGCGGCCGACGTTCTGGGCGATGTCGCCGGTGGCCTGCATCTGCTGGCCGAGGATCTCCGAGGCCTCGCGCATCTGCGCGGCGACGTTCGCGACGGCGCCGCTCTCGGCCTCGACGCGGGCATTGGCCCGCACCATCGCGGCCGCGCCGGCCTCGACGGCGTTGCGGCTGCGCGACACGGCCGCCTGCATCGCGGCCATCTCCTCGCGCAGGCCGCTGACCCGCGCCCGGATCTCGTCCGTCGCCTTCGCGGTCTGCGCCGACAGCGTCTTCACCTCGGCGGCGACCACCGCGAAGCCGCGCCCGGCCTCGCCGGCCCGGGCCGCCTCGATCGTGGCGTTGAGCGCGAGCAGGTTGGTCTGGGCCGAGATCGCCGCGATCGTGCCGGCCATCTCCTCGATCCGCAGCGCGGCGGTCGAGAAGCTGTCGAGACGGCTGCCGATCTCCTCGGTGCCCTCCTCGATCCCGCGCATGCCGTCGGTGGCCCGGTGCAGGTCGCCCACGCAGGTGGCGATGCCCGCCCGGGCGGTCTCGGCCATCTCGGCCGCCGACGAGGAGCGGGCCGCGATCTCACCGGTGGTCGCGGCGAGTTCCTCGCTGGCGGCCGCGATGAGACGGGCCTGCTCGGCGGTGCCGGAGGCGTCGTGGGTCATCCAGCCGATCGAGGTGCCGGCATCGGACGCGGAGGCGGACAGGCGCGCCAGGAGGGTCAGCCATTCCCGGTCGACGGCCAGTTCCGCGACGGGATTCGGTGCCGTCTCGACCGGCGCGGCAACGGCCGTCTCGACCGGTGCGATCGCCGTCACCGGGGTTGCTAGCGCGTCAGGGGTCTGACGCTGCCGGCGCAAACTGAACATGCGGGCCTCTCCGACATTCTAATCGGAGCGCATGGTCACACAGAACCTTCAACCAATGGTGAAGGATAGACTAGTCTCCCGGCAAGCGTTGCGGGGCATCCCTGCGGCGCAACAGCTTTTCTTCGAGAAGTTGCGCCCCCGGATAGCGCTCTATCGAGGGGCGCAATGCTTCATTCGCCGGTCAGGGCCGCCTTGGTGCGGGACCACCAGCCGGCGCGCTTCGGCCGATCCGGGTCGGACGGGGGCGTCAGCACGATCGCCACGGGCTCGGGCGCCGGCTCGGCGGGGGTGGCCTCGGGCGACGCGGGCTCGGGCGACGGGGCTTCGGCCTGCTGGCCGACGCTCGCCCGGTCGGCCGCCGGCGCCGCGGACTCGGCCGGCGCCACCGGCAGGTCCACCGCGGTCTCGGCGTCGGCGGCCGGTGCCGGCGCCGATCCGACCGCCTCGGCCACCGCCTCAGCGCTCACCGGCTCCTCCGCCGACAGGGCGACGACGTCGCCCGCGGCCTCCGAAGCGTCGTCCGTCGCGGACGCGTCGCGGGAGCGGCCCTCGCTGCGCCCGCGCCCGCCGCGGCGTCCGCGGCGACGGCGACGGCCGCCCTCGTCCTCGGACCGGGCCGCCTCGTCCGAACCGGCCACCGTCTCGTCGGCGTCGCCGGCCTCCGCGGCGACGGCCGCGGCGGGGGCCTCGGTCCCGGCCGGCTGCTCGCCGTCCCAGTCCCCGTCGCCTCTCTCCGCGTCCGAACGGGCGCCGTCCTGCGGGTCGTCCTGCGAGTCGTCCTGATCGTCGTCGCCGCGATCGTCCTCGGCGCGGCCCTCCTCGCCGCGGCCCTCCTGGCGACCGCCGCGCCGCCGGCGGCGGCGGCGGCGGCGACGGCCCTCGCCGTCCTCGCGCGACCCGTCCTCGCGGGCCTCGGCCCGGCCCTCGTCGGCCTCGCCCTCGGATTCCGTCTCGGCCTCGGCCTCGTCGGCCTCCTCGTCCTCGTCGTCGAACTCCATCGCGGGCGAGATCGCCTGGGCGCGCACGCCCGTCACCGGGCCCTCCGCCCGCTGGGCCGGCTCGCCGCGGTCGAGCTGGAACGGGGTGGTGGCCGCCAGCCGCTCGTCGGCCGCGATCGTGATCGTCACGCCGAAGCGCACCTCGAGCTCGCGCAGGTGCCCGCGCTTCTGGTTGAGGATGTAGAGCGCGATCTCGGTGCGGGTGCGCAGGACGAGGTTGTGCGAGGCCGACTTGA from Methylobacterium radiotolerans JCM 2831 includes the following:
- a CDS encoding CBS domain-containing protein, whose protein sequence is MTVARILAEKGSSVVTVGPDKTLDEVIQILADKRIGALVVAQADGTVAGIISERDIMRALARHGGSAFDAPVSAHMTAEVTTCGRSATIEEVMTLMTDGRFRHVPVCEDGRLIGLVSIGDVVARKIATVEAEHQALRDYITMA
- a CDS encoding alkaline phosphatase D family protein; the encoded protein is MYTSRRQILLSGGAGLVGLASGLGRPGLSRAADRPVLTHGLQSGDVGTDSAVVWARSDRPARAIVEWATTESFADIRGGVFADALPETDGTVKVALTGLPAGQDVFYRVRLEDVAAPTIVGPAQVGRFRTAPADRRSVSFCWSGDTAGQGWGIDEARGGMTIYSAILKNRPDFFIHSGDTIYADGPIQSEVKLPDGSLWRNRVTEEVAKPAETLAEFRGRHKYNLTDRNVLAMNAAVPILAQWDDHEVTNNWWPGEPLTRAEHLKKKYADPNVLALQLRAAKAFHEYMPMRFEPSEPGRVYRKIGYGPLVDVFMLDMRSYRGPNGENRQTAYGPESHFLGPQQIAWLKRALLESRATWKVIAADMPLGLVVTYDTDRNFGSEAVAQGDGPPLGRELEIADLLRFIKSAGIRNTVWLTADVHYTAAHYYDPDKAQFQDFEPFWEFVSGPLHAGTFGPNALDNTFGPQLRYVKAPDKGQVNLSPAAGYQFFGHVAVDGRTEQMTVTLKDAADTDLWHVTLDPVKA
- a CDS encoding patatin-like phospholipase family protein, whose amino-acid sequence is MSRPLATRWQDESADPHFPPGTVEPLRPPPSPGPLVGLALGGGSARGWAHIGVIRALEEAGIHPSVVAGCSIGAVVGACYAAGRLDRLEAFARALTRRRVVGLIDPRLPGSGLIAGNRLRQRLAADLGERRIETLPVRFGCVATEYGTGHEVSLTAGPAVDAVRASYAIPGLFPPVAHDGRVLMDGTLVNPVPVALARALGADLVICVNLNGDTGGPVVREAPHPPPRRGFLQGVRGRLPGFDRPEPEIAVPGIARVVLDAFNTTQDRISRARLERDPPDVAIGPDLAAFGLFDFHRAAEGIALGHRAARAALPRIRAVLEGAAARA
- the hisI gene encoding phosphoribosyl-AMP cyclohydrolase — translated: MTARDIAFDPPGTRAEVEEGAALTPRFDRDGLVACIAVDARDGQVLMLAHMNAESLARTLETGEAWYWSRSRRELWHKGATSGQIQRIVEMRVDCDQDALLIRVEVGGDGGCCHTGRRDCFYRSVVREADGRVVLKAAGR
- the folE gene encoding GTP cyclohydrolase I FolE: MRNDNRPADDGRPVEVAPEPTSATRVPDGIETGRPSRAEAEAAVRTLLRWAGDDPTREGLLDTPARVTKAYEQLFGGYAVDAEKLLERVFEEVEGYSDIVLVRDIPFHSHCEHHMVPFMGLAHIAYYPTRGVVGLSKLARVVDTFARRLQTQETMTAQIADVIESILKPRGVAVMVEAEHLCMAMRGVQKAGVSTITSQFRGVFKDNANEQVRFLTLVRGGAK
- a CDS encoding iron-sulfur cluster assembly scaffold protein, giving the protein MLDDIYNRRILELAADIPRLGRLENPDATATAHSRLCGSTVTVDLVLGEDGRVADFAQEVRACALGQASSSLMGRHVVGASAEELRGVRETMRSMLKENGPAPDGAWSDLAVLEPVRDFKARHASTLLTFDAVVDALDQIAAKRQAA
- the yidD gene encoding membrane protein insertion efficiency factor YidD, which encodes MVRRAAHWAIRGYQLTLSGLVGRQCRHWPSCSEYTDTAIARHGLWPGGWMGFARICRCGPFGTHGIDLVPERLPAGAAWYRPWTYGRWRGVEAPPSPFACEAVGQEADIR